The following are from one region of the Rhizobacter sp. AJA081-3 genome:
- a CDS encoding EAL domain-containing protein, producing MSLIGQIWLKLFLVLVLAFLGSVAVHTDAMRETLQTQLRLKNSDNATALALVLSQQKGDAALMELAMSAQFDTGFYRRIRFVAADGTQRFQREAAPAPLDAPGWFERLLPIEAVPGVAQVSDGWRALGRIEVLSHDTFAHDELWHAVKRAAAAMAIVGLLAALAGALIVNRIRRPLELTVEQARSLERGEYVTVVEPSAPELRRLVRAMNSMVARLKMVFEGQATQVETLRRQANCDPLTGLASRNHFMGQLATVLMREDGAAEGGLVLLRVLDLAELNRSLGHDVVDRMLGAIAQALQAYTERVKGCFVGRLNGSDFAMCLPVGGVSEETARALTEGLRAVLPAFGKSAAVAAGAVELAHGVPMAQLMSEADMALARAEAQGAFAVETAGGAGSALVKLGEGSWRRRLHEALADGRIALVAFPVRDVGGRVMHLECPLRVQLDLDGSFEPAARWLPLAVRARLTAALDERALALALSAIDDDGQPRAVNLAIGSLADSGFASRLRAQLLQSPRAARQVWLEVPEAAAADHFELVRELGRQLRPTGARLGLEHAGERLGRIERLFELGLDYVKIDAAISHGLSRDGTRAGFVTGLVAMLHSLSLQVVAEGVNDAADAAALWQCGVDGQTGPWVSAQADAAD from the coding sequence ATGTCCTTGATCGGCCAGATCTGGCTCAAGCTGTTCCTGGTGCTGGTGCTGGCATTCCTGGGCAGCGTGGCGGTGCACACCGATGCGATGCGCGAGACGCTGCAGACGCAGTTGCGCCTGAAGAACAGCGACAACGCCACGGCGCTGGCGCTGGTGCTGTCGCAGCAGAAGGGCGATGCGGCGTTGATGGAGCTGGCGATGTCGGCGCAATTCGACACCGGCTTCTACCGGCGCATCCGCTTCGTGGCTGCCGACGGCACGCAGCGTTTCCAGCGCGAGGCGGCGCCTGCGCCGCTGGACGCGCCGGGCTGGTTCGAGCGCCTGCTGCCGATCGAGGCCGTGCCCGGCGTGGCGCAGGTGTCCGACGGCTGGCGGGCGCTCGGCCGCATCGAGGTGCTCAGCCACGACACCTTCGCGCACGACGAGCTCTGGCATGCCGTGAAGCGCGCCGCCGCGGCAATGGCGATCGTCGGCCTGCTCGCGGCCTTGGCCGGCGCGTTGATCGTCAACCGCATCCGCCGGCCGCTGGAGCTGACCGTCGAGCAGGCGCGTTCGCTGGAGCGCGGCGAGTACGTCACCGTCGTCGAACCTTCGGCGCCCGAGCTTCGGCGCCTGGTGCGTGCGATGAACTCGATGGTCGCGCGATTGAAGATGGTGTTCGAAGGCCAGGCGACGCAGGTCGAGACGCTGCGCCGGCAGGCCAATTGCGACCCGCTCACCGGCCTGGCCAGCCGAAACCACTTCATGGGCCAGCTCGCCACGGTACTGATGCGCGAGGACGGCGCCGCCGAAGGCGGGCTGGTGCTGCTTCGCGTGCTCGACCTGGCCGAACTCAACCGCTCGCTTGGCCACGATGTCGTCGACCGGATGCTCGGCGCGATCGCTCAGGCGCTGCAGGCCTACACGGAGCGGGTGAAGGGCTGCTTCGTCGGCCGCCTCAACGGCTCGGACTTCGCGATGTGCCTGCCCGTGGGGGGCGTGTCGGAGGAAACTGCCCGGGCCCTCACCGAAGGCCTGCGCGCCGTGCTGCCGGCCTTCGGCAAGAGCGCGGCCGTGGCCGCCGGTGCCGTCGAACTCGCGCACGGCGTGCCGATGGCGCAGCTGATGAGCGAAGCCGACATGGCACTGGCGCGCGCCGAGGCGCAGGGGGCCTTCGCCGTCGAGACCGCTGGCGGGGCCGGCAGTGCGTTGGTCAAGCTGGGTGAAGGCAGCTGGCGGCGCCGGCTCCACGAGGCACTGGCCGACGGCCGCATCGCGCTGGTGGCGTTCCCGGTGCGCGATGTCGGCGGCCGGGTGATGCACCTTGAGTGCCCGCTGCGTGTGCAGCTGGACCTGGACGGCAGCTTCGAACCGGCGGCACGCTGGCTGCCGCTGGCCGTGCGCGCCCGGCTGACCGCCGCGCTGGACGAGCGTGCGCTGGCCCTGGCGCTGAGTGCGATCGACGACGATGGCCAGCCGCGCGCGGTGAACCTGGCGATCGGCTCGCTGGCCGACAGCGGATTCGCCTCGCGGCTGCGTGCGCAGCTCCTGCAGTCGCCGCGTGCGGCTCGCCAAGTCTGGCTGGAGGTGCCGGAGGCGGCCGCGGCCGACCACTTCGAGCTGGTGCGCGAGCTCGGTCGGCAGCTGCGACCCACCGGTGCGCGCCTCGGCCTCGAGCATGCCGGCGAGCGCCTGGGCCGCATCGAGCGCCTGTTCGAGCTGGGGCTGGACTACGTCAAGATCGACGCCGCCATCAGCCACGGCCTGAGCCGCGACGGCACTCGCGCCGGCTTCGTCACCGGGCTGGTGGCGATGCTGCACAGCCTGTCGCTGCAGGTGGTGGCGGAGGGCGTGAACGACGCGGCCGACGCCGCCGCCCTGTGGCAGTGCGGCGTCGACGGGCAGACCGGCCCTTGGGTCAGCGCGCAGGCCGACGCGGCGGACTGA
- a CDS encoding transglutaminase-like cysteine peptidase has protein sequence MALALTGSLGQAWDQDRMRQAAQRIGPRAVASVSALQPLLAGAAALDELSLLAAVNDFFNRRVVFTDDTTAWGSDDHWSSPLETLQKGQGDCEDYAIAKYFSLMAAGVPVARLRLIYVRATIGGPGGAVQAHMVLAYYAQPGGEPLILDNLIGEVRPASRRPDLTPVFSFNSEGLWQGAVGAAAGDPTVRLSRWREVLAKARAEGFQ, from the coding sequence GTGGCACTCGCGCTGACCGGTTCGCTCGGCCAGGCCTGGGACCAGGACCGCATGCGGCAGGCCGCGCAGCGGATCGGCCCGCGAGCCGTGGCTTCGGTGAGCGCCCTGCAGCCTTTGCTGGCCGGTGCCGCAGCCCTGGACGAGCTCAGCCTGCTCGCCGCGGTGAACGACTTCTTCAACCGCCGGGTCGTCTTCACCGACGACACCACCGCCTGGGGCAGCGATGATCACTGGTCCAGCCCGCTGGAGACGCTCCAGAAGGGCCAGGGCGACTGCGAGGACTATGCGATCGCCAAGTACTTCAGCCTGATGGCCGCGGGCGTGCCGGTGGCCAGGCTCCGGCTGATCTACGTGCGTGCGACCATCGGTGGCCCGGGCGGGGCGGTGCAGGCGCACATGGTGCTGGCCTACTACGCGCAGCCCGGCGGTGAACCGTTGATCCTCGACAACCTGATCGGCGAAGTCCGGCCGGCGTCGCGGCGCCCCGACCTCACGCCGGTGTTCAGCTTCAACAGCGAAGGCCTGTGGCAGGGCGCAGTGGGCGCAGCCGCGGGCGACCCGACCGTGCGCCTGTCGCGTTGGCGCGAAGTCCTTGCGAAGGCGCGCGCGGAAGGGTTCCAATGA
- a CDS encoding TolC family outer membrane protein — protein MHLKTRAICAAITLLAAGHAAAQTTDTLRAAAEKAVSGNPEVTARFNAFRSATDAVDVARGGFLPRVDLNASVGKDNDRINGRLPTESQSLTRSAVGLSLTQLLWDGLGTRGEVTRLSHDRLARYFELLETTEQTVLEAARAHFDVQRFRRLVRLAEDNYVQHRYAFLQIQSRYKAGVGRGVDLEQAGARVALAESNLATEQANLHDVTVRYQRIVGELPPTQLNTLSLLKQGVPASPGEAMANSLKGSAAISASIENLRAARAQAQAREAAYQPRVEARVRSSAGRNVDGIQDQTRNSAAEIVLNWNLYNGGSDQARVRQQVGLMNQAADLRDRTCRETRQVAAIAYNDTRKLTEQLVYLERNTLAIEKARDAYRQQFDIGQRSLLDLLNAENEVYTARRAYANAEHDLALAYARTHAAMNQLGTQLGIARTDKLADEAVGWAADGDAPARCPVVVGELSPTDRAALDARAESMKANAPAPAGSAPKR, from the coding sequence ATGCATTTGAAGACCAGGGCAATCTGCGCAGCCATCACGCTGCTGGCGGCTGGCCATGCTGCTGCCCAGACCACCGACACGCTGCGTGCCGCGGCCGAGAAGGCCGTCAGCGGCAACCCCGAGGTCACGGCCCGCTTCAACGCCTTCCGCTCCGCCACCGATGCTGTCGACGTGGCACGCGGCGGCTTCCTGCCCCGAGTGGACCTGAACGCCAGCGTCGGCAAGGACAACGACCGCATCAACGGCCGCCTGCCCACCGAATCGCAGTCGCTCACGCGCAGCGCTGTCGGCCTGAGCCTCACGCAGCTGCTGTGGGACGGCCTGGGCACCCGCGGCGAAGTCACCCGCCTGTCGCACGACCGGCTGGCGCGCTACTTCGAGCTGCTCGAAACCACCGAGCAGACTGTGCTCGAGGCCGCACGCGCGCACTTCGACGTGCAGCGCTTCCGCCGCCTCGTCCGGCTGGCCGAAGACAACTACGTGCAGCACCGCTACGCCTTCCTGCAGATCCAGTCGCGCTACAAGGCCGGCGTGGGCCGCGGCGTCGATCTCGAGCAGGCCGGCGCACGCGTCGCGCTGGCCGAGTCGAACCTCGCCACCGAGCAGGCCAACCTGCACGACGTGACGGTGCGCTACCAGCGCATCGTCGGCGAGCTGCCGCCGACGCAGCTCAACACGTTGAGCCTGCTCAAGCAGGGCGTGCCGGCCAGCCCCGGCGAGGCGATGGCGAATTCGCTGAAGGGCAGCGCGGCGATCAGCGCCAGCATCGAGAACCTGCGCGCCGCACGCGCCCAGGCACAGGCCCGCGAAGCCGCCTACCAGCCGCGCGTCGAGGCGCGCGTGCGCAGCAGCGCCGGCCGCAACGTCGACGGCATCCAGGATCAGACGCGCAACAGCGCCGCCGAGATCGTGCTGAACTGGAACCTCTACAACGGCGGCTCCGACCAGGCGCGCGTGCGCCAGCAGGTCGGCCTGATGAACCAGGCCGCCGACCTGCGCGACCGCACCTGCCGCGAGACGCGCCAGGTGGCGGCCATCGCCTACAACGACACGCGCAAGCTCACCGAGCAGCTCGTCTACCTCGAGCGCAACACGCTGGCCATCGAGAAGGCGCGCGACGCCTACCGCCAGCAGTTCGACATCGGCCAGCGCAGCCTGCTGGATCTGCTCAACGCCGAGAACGAGGTCTACACCGCGCGCCGTGCCTACGCCAACGCCGAGCACGACCTCGCACTGGCCTATGCCCGCACGCACGCCGCGATGAACCAGCTCGGCACGCAGCTGGGCATCGCGCGCACCGACAAGCTCGCCGACGAAGCGGTCGGCTGGGCCGCCGACGGCGACGCGCCGGCACGCTGCCCGGTGGTCGTGGGCGAGCTCAGCCCCACGGACCGCGCGGCACTCGACGCACGCGCCGAGAGCATGAAGGCCAACGCGCCGGCACCGGCCGGCTCGGCGCCGAAGCGCTGA
- the lpdA gene encoding dihydrolipoyl dehydrogenase produces MAIIDIKVPDIGDFKDVAIIELLVKPGDTVKAEQSLITVESDKASMEIPSSHAGVVKELKVKLGDSVNEGTVILTLDAAGAAAAAPASEPAAAPAAAAPAPAAAAAPAPVAASYAGGADLECDMLVLGAGPGGYSAAFRAADLGLKTVLVERFPTLGGVCLNVGCIPSKALLHVAAVMDEVKHFEALGVSFAEPVVDLAKLKSHKEKVIGKLTGGLAAMAKMRKVTVVQGTGEFADPFHLKVVLTKDGSTQTIKFKQAIIAAGSEAVKLPFLPKDDPRIVTSTGALELRQRPKKMLVIGGGIIGLEMGTVYSTLGAKLDVVEMLDGLMQGADRDLVKVWQKLNAPRFDKLMLKTKTVGAEATKDGIRVMFEGLDGTKSEGVYDLVLQAVGRTPNGKKIGAEKAGVIVGDRGFIPVNVQMRTNVPHIFAIGDIVGQPMLAHKAVHEAHVAAEVAAGHKAEFDARVIPSVAYTDPEVAWVGVTEDEAKAKGMKVKKGLFPWTASGRAIANGRDEGFTKLLFDEETHRIVGGGIVGTHAGDMIGEVALAIEMGADAVDIGKTIHPHPTLGESIGLAAEAFEGACTDLPPVKR; encoded by the coding sequence ATGGCGATCATCGACATCAAGGTTCCGGACATCGGCGACTTCAAGGACGTCGCGATCATCGAGCTGCTCGTCAAGCCGGGCGACACCGTCAAGGCCGAGCAGTCGCTCATCACCGTCGAGAGCGACAAGGCCTCGATGGAGATCCCGTCCTCGCATGCCGGCGTGGTCAAGGAGCTGAAGGTCAAGCTCGGCGACAGCGTCAACGAAGGCACGGTGATCCTCACGCTCGACGCGGCGGGAGCCGCGGCTGCGGCCCCGGCATCAGAGCCGGCTGCCGCACCTGCCGCGGCCGCACCCGCGCCGGCTGCTGCGGCAGCGCCCGCGCCCGTCGCCGCCTCGTACGCCGGCGGTGCCGACCTCGAGTGCGACATGCTCGTGCTCGGCGCCGGCCCCGGTGGCTACTCCGCCGCCTTCCGCGCCGCCGACCTGGGCCTGAAGACAGTGCTCGTCGAGCGTTTCCCGACGCTCGGCGGCGTCTGCCTGAACGTCGGCTGCATCCCGTCCAAGGCGCTGCTGCACGTGGCCGCGGTGATGGACGAGGTCAAGCACTTCGAGGCGCTCGGCGTGAGCTTCGCCGAGCCGGTCGTCGACCTGGCCAAGCTGAAGTCGCACAAGGAAAAGGTCATCGGCAAGCTGACCGGCGGCCTCGCCGCGATGGCCAAGATGCGCAAGGTCACGGTGGTTCAGGGCACGGGCGAGTTCGCCGACCCGTTCCACCTGAAGGTCGTGCTGACGAAAGACGGCAGCACGCAGACCATCAAGTTCAAGCAGGCCATCATCGCTGCCGGCTCCGAGGCGGTGAAGCTGCCCTTCCTGCCGAAGGACGACCCGCGCATCGTCACCAGCACCGGCGCGCTCGAACTGCGCCAGCGACCGAAGAAGATGCTCGTCATCGGCGGCGGCATCATCGGCCTGGAGATGGGCACGGTGTACTCCACGCTGGGCGCCAAGCTCGACGTGGTCGAGATGCTCGACGGCCTGATGCAGGGCGCCGACCGCGACCTCGTCAAGGTCTGGCAGAAGCTGAACGCGCCGCGCTTCGACAAGCTGATGCTCAAGACCAAGACGGTCGGGGCCGAGGCCACGAAGGACGGCATCCGCGTCATGTTCGAGGGCCTGGACGGCACGAAGAGCGAAGGTGTCTACGACCTCGTGCTGCAGGCGGTGGGGCGCACGCCCAACGGCAAGAAGATCGGCGCCGAGAAGGCCGGCGTGATCGTCGGCGATCGCGGCTTCATCCCGGTGAACGTGCAGATGCGCACCAACGTGCCGCACATCTTCGCCATCGGCGACATCGTCGGCCAGCCGATGCTGGCGCACAAGGCGGTGCACGAGGCGCATGTGGCGGCCGAAGTGGCCGCTGGCCACAAAGCGGAGTTCGACGCCCGCGTGATCCCGAGCGTGGCCTACACCGACCCCGAGGTGGCCTGGGTCGGCGTCACCGAAGACGAAGCGAAAGCCAAGGGCATGAAGGTCAAGAAGGGCCTGTTCCCCTGGACGGCCTCGGGCCGCGCCATCGCCAACGGCCGCGACGAAGGCTTCACCAAGCTGCTGTTCGACGAGGAGACACACCGCATCGTCGGCGGCGGCATCGTCGGCACGCATGCCGGCGACATGATCGGCGAGGTGGCCCTGGCCATCGAGATGGGTGCCGACGCGGTGGACATCGGCAAGACCATCCACCCGCACCCGACGCTGGGCGAGAGCATCGGCCTGGCGGCCGAGGCCTTCGAGGGCGCCTGCACCGACTTGCCGCCGGTGAAACGATAG
- the aceF gene encoding dihydrolipoyllysine-residue acetyltransferase, with the protein MALVEVKVPDIGDFKDVEIIELLVKPGDTVKAEQSLLTVESDKASMEIPSSHAGVVKEMKVKLGDKVSEGTLVLVIEAEGAAAAAPAAPAAAPAAAPTAVPAAAAPVAAAPAASTGPVEVLVPDIGDFDEVAVIEVFVKPGDTIKVEQSLITVESDKASMEIPSSHAGVVKEVRVKLGDKVRKGSVVAVVEASGGAAVPASPAAVAAAAAAAAPVAATASAPAAIRSSPTAALAMHEPTAPGRALPHASPTIRRLARELGVPLDEVKGSGPKGRITQEDVQGFVKGVMAGAVQTQAQKAKAPAAAAAGGGAFPGLLPWPQVDFSKFGPIERKDLSRIKKISGANLHRNWVVIPHVTNHDDADITELEAFRVQLNKENEKSGIKVTMLAFLIKASVAALKKFPEFNASLEGEQLVLKQYFHIGFAADTPNGLMVPVIKDADKKGIFQISQEMGELAKKARDGKLSPAEMSGGCFSISSLGGIGGRYFTPIINAPEVSILGVCKSSTEPRWDGKAFVPRLILPLSLSWDHRVIDGAAAARFNAYLGQILADFRRVLL; encoded by the coding sequence ATGGCATTGGTGGAAGTGAAAGTCCCGGACATCGGTGACTTCAAGGACGTCGAGATCATCGAACTGCTGGTCAAGCCCGGCGACACGGTGAAGGCAGAACAGAGCCTGCTGACCGTCGAGTCGGACAAGGCCTCGATGGAGATCCCGTCGTCGCATGCGGGGGTCGTCAAGGAGATGAAGGTCAAGCTGGGCGACAAGGTCAGCGAAGGCACGCTGGTGCTCGTGATCGAGGCTGAAGGTGCTGCAGCTGCTGCGCCGGCAGCCCCGGCCGCAGCGCCTGCGGCGGCACCCACCGCTGTGCCGGCCGCAGCCGCGCCCGTGGCGGCGGCGCCCGCCGCCAGCACAGGCCCGGTCGAGGTGCTGGTGCCCGACATCGGCGACTTCGACGAGGTCGCGGTCATCGAGGTGTTCGTCAAGCCCGGCGACACGATCAAGGTCGAGCAGAGCCTGATCACCGTCGAGAGCGACAAGGCCTCGATGGAGATCCCCTCGTCACACGCCGGCGTGGTGAAGGAAGTGCGCGTCAAGCTCGGCGACAAGGTCCGCAAGGGCAGCGTGGTGGCGGTCGTCGAGGCCAGCGGCGGAGCCGCTGTGCCGGCCTCGCCGGCCGCGGTAGCCGCCGCTGCGGCCGCCGCCGCGCCCGTGGCCGCAACCGCCAGCGCTCCGGCCGCCATCCGCAGCTCGCCCACCGCGGCCCTGGCGATGCACGAGCCGACGGCGCCAGGGCGCGCGTTGCCGCACGCCTCACCCACGATCCGCCGGCTGGCACGCGAACTCGGCGTGCCGCTCGACGAAGTGAAGGGCAGCGGCCCCAAGGGCCGCATCACGCAGGAAGACGTGCAGGGCTTCGTCAAGGGCGTGATGGCCGGTGCGGTGCAGACGCAGGCGCAGAAGGCCAAGGCGCCGGCTGCGGCGGCTGCCGGTGGCGGTGCCTTCCCCGGCCTGCTGCCCTGGCCGCAGGTCGACTTCAGCAAGTTCGGCCCCATCGAGCGCAAGGACCTCTCGCGCATCAAGAAGATCAGCGGTGCCAACCTGCACCGCAACTGGGTGGTGATCCCGCACGTCACCAACCACGACGATGCCGACATCACCGAGCTCGAGGCTTTCCGCGTCCAGCTCAACAAGGAGAACGAGAAGAGCGGCATCAAGGTCACGATGCTCGCCTTCCTGATCAAGGCCTCGGTGGCGGCGCTGAAGAAGTTCCCCGAGTTCAACGCCTCGCTCGAGGGCGAGCAACTGGTGCTCAAGCAGTACTTCCACATCGGCTTCGCGGCCGATACGCCGAACGGCCTGATGGTCCCGGTGATCAAGGACGCCGACAAGAAGGGCATCTTCCAGATCTCCCAGGAGATGGGCGAACTGGCCAAGAAGGCGCGCGACGGCAAGCTCAGCCCTGCGGAGATGAGCGGCGGCTGCTTCTCGATCTCGTCGCTGGGCGGCATCGGCGGGCGCTACTTCACGCCGATCATCAACGCGCCGGAGGTCTCGATCCTCGGCGTGTGCAAGAGCAGCACCGAGCCGCGCTGGGACGGCAAGGCCTTCGTGCCGAGGTTGATCCTGCCGCTGTCGCTGAGCTGGGACCACCGCGTCATCGACGGCGCGGCGGCCGCGCGCTTCAACGCCTACCTCGGTCAGATCCTGGCGGACTTCCGCCGGGTGCTGCTGTAA
- the aceE gene encoding pyruvate dehydrogenase (acetyl-transferring), homodimeric type, with the protein MSAVPDSFLGAAANDADAQETREWLDALSAVIGTEGGERAHFLLEQLIDHARQAGIDVPFSANTAYVNTIPADQEERSPGNIEIEERLRTYMRWNAMAMVVKANRLHPADGGDLGGHISSFASLATMFGTGFNHFWHAESEGHGGDLLYIQGHSSPGVYARAYMEGRLTEEQLLNFRQEVDGKGISSYPHPKLMPEFWQFPTVSMGLGPLMAIYQARFLKYLHARGIADTANRKVWVFCGDGEMDEPESLGAIGLAAREKLDNLVFVINCNLQRLDGPVRGNGKIVQELESEFRGSGWNVIKLLWGSYWDPLLARDKDGILRKVMMDVVDGDYQAMKANDGAFVRKNFFGRHPKLLEMVAKMSDEDIWRLQRGGHDPQKVYAAFHRANSHKGQPTVMLIKTVKGFGMGKSGEGKNTAHQTKKLIDEDVRAFRDRFNMPIPDDQLADIPFYKPADDTPEMRYLHERRKALGGYLPHRRTKADEQFTIPALDTFKAVLEPTAEGREISTTQAYVRFLTQLLRDQALGPRVVPILVDEARTFGMEGLFRQIGIYNPAGQQYTPVDKDQVMYYREDKAGQILQEGINEAGGMGSWIAAATSYSTNNRIMVPFYVYYSMFGFQRIGDMAWAAGDMQARGFLLGGTSGRTTLNGEGLQHEDGHSHILAGTIPNCICYDPTFAHEVGVILHHGLKRMVEKQDNVFYYLTLLNENYPMPGLKAGTEEQIIKGMYLLEEGKKKTPRVNLLGSGTILRESQAAKELLEKDWGVAANVWSCPSFNELARDGQDAERWNLLHPTDKPRVPFVTQQLEPHAGPVVASTDYMKNFAEQIRAYIPKGRTYKVLGTDGFGRSDFRSKLREHFEINRHYIVVAALKALADEGSVPAAKVAEAIKKYGINTEKINPLYA; encoded by the coding sequence ATGTCAGCAGTGCCTGATTCGTTCCTCGGTGCGGCCGCCAACGATGCGGACGCGCAGGAAACCCGCGAGTGGCTCGACGCCTTGTCGGCCGTCATCGGCACGGAAGGCGGCGAGCGCGCCCACTTCCTGCTCGAGCAACTGATCGACCATGCGCGCCAGGCCGGCATCGACGTGCCGTTCTCGGCCAACACCGCCTACGTCAACACCATCCCGGCCGACCAGGAAGAGCGCTCGCCCGGCAACATCGAGATCGAAGAGCGCTTGCGCACCTACATGCGCTGGAACGCGATGGCGATGGTGGTCAAGGCGAACCGACTGCACCCGGCCGATGGCGGCGACCTCGGCGGCCACATCTCCAGCTTCGCCTCGCTGGCGACGATGTTCGGCACCGGCTTCAACCACTTCTGGCACGCCGAGAGCGAAGGCCACGGCGGTGACCTGCTCTACATCCAGGGCCACAGCTCGCCCGGCGTCTACGCGCGCGCCTACATGGAAGGCCGGCTGACCGAGGAACAGCTGCTCAACTTCCGCCAGGAGGTCGACGGCAAGGGCATCTCGAGCTACCCGCACCCCAAGCTGATGCCGGAGTTCTGGCAGTTCCCGACCGTGTCCATGGGCCTGGGCCCGCTGATGGCGATCTACCAGGCGCGCTTCCTGAAGTACCTTCACGCTCGCGGCATCGCCGATACCGCCAACCGCAAGGTCTGGGTGTTCTGCGGCGACGGCGAGATGGACGAGCCCGAGTCGCTCGGCGCCATCGGCCTGGCCGCGCGCGAGAAGCTCGACAACCTGGTGTTCGTCATCAACTGCAACCTGCAGCGCCTGGACGGCCCGGTGCGCGGCAACGGCAAGATCGTCCAGGAACTCGAGAGCGAGTTCCGCGGTTCCGGCTGGAACGTCATCAAGCTGCTGTGGGGCAGCTACTGGGATCCGCTGCTCGCGCGCGACAAGGACGGCATCCTGCGCAAGGTGATGATGGACGTGGTCGACGGCGACTACCAGGCCATGAAGGCCAACGACGGCGCCTTCGTGCGCAAGAACTTCTTCGGCCGCCACCCCAAGCTGCTGGAAATGGTCGCCAAGATGAGCGACGAAGACATCTGGCGCCTGCAGCGCGGCGGCCACGATCCGCAGAAGGTCTATGCGGCCTTCCACCGCGCCAACAGCCACAAGGGCCAGCCGACCGTCATGCTGATCAAGACGGTCAAGGGCTTCGGCATGGGCAAGAGCGGCGAGGGCAAGAACACCGCGCACCAGACCAAGAAGCTGATCGACGAGGACGTGCGCGCCTTCCGCGACCGTTTCAACATGCCGATCCCGGACGACCAGCTGGCCGACATCCCGTTCTACAAGCCGGCCGACGACACGCCGGAGATGCGCTACCTGCACGAGCGCCGCAAGGCGCTGGGCGGCTACCTGCCGCACCGCCGTACCAAGGCCGACGAGCAGTTCACCATTCCCGCGCTCGACACCTTCAAGGCCGTGCTCGAGCCCACCGCCGAGGGCCGCGAGATCAGCACCACGCAGGCCTACGTGCGCTTCCTGACGCAGTTGCTGCGCGACCAGGCGCTGGGCCCGCGTGTCGTGCCCATCCTCGTCGACGAGGCGCGCACCTTCGGCATGGAAGGCCTGTTCCGCCAGATCGGCATCTACAACCCCGCGGGGCAGCAGTACACGCCGGTCGACAAGGACCAGGTCATGTACTACCGCGAAGACAAGGCCGGCCAGATCCTGCAGGAAGGCATCAACGAGGCCGGTGGCATGGGTTCGTGGATCGCCGCGGCCACGTCGTACTCGACGAACAACCGCATCATGGTGCCGTTCTACGTCTACTACTCGATGTTCGGCTTCCAGCGCATCGGCGACATGGCCTGGGCGGCGGGTGACATGCAGGCACGCGGCTTCCTGCTCGGCGGCACCTCGGGCCGCACGACGCTCAATGGCGAAGGCCTGCAGCACGAGGACGGCCACAGCCACATCCTCGCGGGCACGATCCCGAACTGCATCTGCTACGACCCGACCTTCGCGCACGAAGTCGGCGTGATCCTGCACCACGGCCTCAAGCGCATGGTGGAGAAGCAGGACAACGTCTTCTACTACCTCACGCTGCTCAACGAGAACTACCCGATGCCGGGCCTGAAGGCCGGCACCGAGGAGCAGATCATCAAGGGCATGTACCTGCTCGAAGAGGGCAAGAAGAAGACGCCCCGCGTCAACCTGCTGGGCAGCGGCACCATCCTGCGCGAGTCGCAGGCGGCGAAGGAACTGCTCGAGAAGGACTGGGGCGTGGCCGCCAACGTGTGGAGCTGCCCGAGCTTCAACGAGCTGGCGCGCGACGGCCAGGATGCCGAGCGCTGGAACCTGCTGCACCCCACCGACAAGCCTCGCGTCCCATTCGTCACGCAGCAGCTCGAGCCCCACGCCGGCCCGGTGGTGGCGTCGACCGACTACATGAAGAACTTCGCCGAGCAGATCCGCGCCTACATCCCCAAGGGCCGGACCTACAAGGTGCTGGGCACCGACGGTTTCGGCCGCAGCGACTTCCGCAGCAAGCTGCGCGAGCACTTCGAGATCAACCGCCACTACATCGTCGTCGCCGCGCTGAAGGCGCTCGCCGACGAGGGCAGCGTGCCGGCGGCCAAGGTCGCCGAGGCGATCAAGAAGTACGGCATCAACACCGAGAAGATCAACCCGCTGTACGCATAA